Part of the Lolium rigidum isolate FL_2022 chromosome 6, APGP_CSIRO_Lrig_0.1, whole genome shotgun sequence genome, GCTCGCTCCATCATGTCCTAGGAATGTTGTGGGAACACTAAGATCTCAGCCAGCTGACACAAAATATACTACGTAAGAGTATTCACTTTCTTCTAGACAAATAAAATATTATTTCTACATAACTTTGTTTCAGCAAAGACCACTAAAATCATAAGTTCGCATTAAGATGAGACAAGTAAAAAGAGGTTACCCCGGGCTCTGCATATCCAGGATGCACCCAGTCGATAACAAAGACAAAGAAAGTAGTAAAAGGCAAAATGCACAGTCATGAAAAACTAAAAAGAAGCCCAGGGTCGTGGACGGCCGATCCAAAGAAACCGCCGCTAAAATCTCACGGCGTTCCTATCTTCCAAGGATATACCATAGAGGCACCCAGTGCATACACTAGTAGATAACATGCAGTTTCTTTCTGCATAGCTACACCAACGAAGAAGAATTGATAATCATGTCCCCTGCATAGATCAATGGCTAGGAAACTCTCATGTGTCATGGAAGATTATAGCCAAATTTTGCATCCCATTGCTTCCCATTCCTGAAAGGTTAATCCTACTAAGAAGGGCAACTTCCTCCAAGTAGAACGAAGGGGTAATCGAAAGGCCCCCCTTCGTACATCAAGAGGCAAGGTCGAGCTGAGAAAAAAAGCAAAAAATTGAATACCGTCTTGTGTTTGTGGTGCAAGGAGTAACAACTATATATCAATATATATGTAGATGGAATATATTGCACTAGTGCCAACTGCCAAGTTTGCTTCACATTGAAGATGTTGTTGAGGGCTTGCATAtttatagattgttcaacattggCTTTGATAAAGGTTTCAACCAACAAGTCTGGATCCTACAAGAGGGTAAATTCGGGCCAACCAACGAGAAACAATAAAAATTTCACCTACTCTATGCTCTGATCTAGTTTTATGACACATGTAATGTCTAAGATAGGTGGATTCCAATGAATCAAGGACATAAATCATATTATGTAGTATGAGCATACAAGTACCCCGAGCTTCGTGGGAACAAAATATGAGCAAAGAAATTTTGTATTCCAACATAATTTCTGCTTCCATGAAATTGTTTAAAAACTGTTTTTTTATAAAAATCCAGGGGGAGGGTCCCTACCTGAATTTCATTGCACTGAACATAGTGTTTAGGTTTCGAAATTACATGCGGAGAGGTCAATTCGCCATGACATGGCGTCCTCTTCGAGGGAGGGCTTTCTGAATCGATAAAGCCATAAAGAGAGGTCCGAGATTACATTAGAGAGGGACGTTTGGGCAGAGAGTACTTGATCTAAAGAGTAGTGCGTTCCTTGCGTCCCAGATTTTCCAGAGAAGGGTAAGAAGCACCATTGGCCATGCAGAGGGTGGTAGAGCCGGTGACTGTGGTGGCATCCATATGCCATGCCAAACCTGGCGGTGTGGCACAAGCCTAGCTCTCTGCCAGACCATCTGTGTTGTCGGGCAGTCGAAGAAGAGGTGTCAGCGATCTTCAATCATCTGAGGGCATCTAGGGAAGAAGGGTGAGTTGCCTTATGGTGTAGATTCTTTCGTGTGTTCAATTTGTCGAGTTGCATAAGTCGGCCGAAGATCTTGACACAGCCAGGAACTCTGGAGCCCCAGATGGAAGTTGTGGTGTCATCATTATCACTATCTTGTAGGGCAAGGTACCAGGCCCGGGCGAGCGACCTGTGCCATCGCACAGGGCCCATAATTTTCAAGGGCCCCAAATTTTGTTAAACCAAGCCTACAGGTGATGGCCTATTAGTCTGAACACCGCCTAACGGGCCAACCCATTAATTCTGCCACCTCCTGAAGCCTGAACACCGCCTAATGGGCCAACCCATTAATTCTGCCACCTCCTGAAGCCTGAACACCGCCTAATGGGCCAACCCATTAATTCTGCCACCTCCTGAAGCCAGATTAAAATAGAATCAAGTAGGTATTAGTATGGGGTAGGACTACCTAGAGACCAACCTCTACGAAGGGAATCTCGTCCCGAAAAAGCAACCAGCGCTCGACGCGTGTCAACGTTTCAGCGAACGAGCGAGACCGGACTCGCGAATCGTGCTGGACGTGGAAGTACAGCCATCGCATCGGCCGTGCAGCGGTTGGGCGCGGAAGTACAACACGAAGCGAAACCACGAAGCCGCATGTGCGAGTACGCGCGTGAGTCCGTCCCGCGCGAAGCCGCCTGCGCGAGTACACGCTCCGTACGGCGCGAGTACTTGCTCCTCATGTACACGCACTGCCGCGTGCTAGTCTCGCTCctcacatactccctccgtccacaaataagtgtacctgagggattttcaagataaattatgaggtggagtgaaaagtacattgggaacatgcatctcttctctttaattctttcacctccaataagctaattgCATGTAAAAAGCAAGAAGAATATGTactcaatattattgggtttgatttccgtgcgatgagagagaagcaattaaattgcattgggaagataggagtacacttttttgtggacaaagtttagaggctagatgtccacttatttgaggacggagggagtacgccGCAATAGCTAAGCTAGCTAGCCAACTCTCACAAATATCAAATACAACACGATGCAGCTAGCTCACGTGTATgtctttttttttatcaaaacatAGGTATAGTTGCGTATAAGAGCAAATACAGTCgcacacacgagcaggtacagtcgggcACATGAGCAAGTATAGTTATAGTcacacacacgagcgagtacgagTACAACTATACACACGACCGAGTACAGTCACGCAGACGAGCGAGTACAGTTGCGCAGACGAGCGAGTACAGTCGTCCACACGAATACAGTTAAACACACAgacgagtacaggtacagtcacgcacacgagcaggtacagtcgtgcacacgagtaggtacagtcacgcacaacacacgagtacagttgaacacacaggcgagtacaagtacagtcacgcacacgagcaggtacattcgtgcacacgagcaggtacagtcacaaacaacacacgagtacagttgaacacacgagcgagtacaagtacagtcacgcagacgagcaggtacaaacgcgcatacgagcagatacagtcgtgaacacgagcaagtacatgtacagaagtacagtggcgcacacgagcaggtacagtcacgcgtaagtacaggtacagtcccgcacacgggcgagtacagttagcgagtaaagagaaaaattgcaccaaatacagtaaaaacagaagtacttatcagttgaaacacgagtacagttaggtacacaccacaggtacaatcataatattattggaagtacgaaaaaaagtatctccaaacctatcaacatgggatctagttttgaagatctcaacgcgaggatctcaaaagtgaaaacggttcgcaatttggacttacggatCTCAAAAgccagtcttctctctcctcaacCATCCCCACCTTGTtttcccttgcgacacgtggcgagcagggagaccacttcccagaaattttctggcaccacatcgcgccacttgtcgcgtgcgaaGCGAGTTGCCTTCCCTTCGCGGAGGTCGacctttttttaacgatttcgaTTAGTATGCGCTTAGGTAGTTTTGATCCCAAAACCTGTAGCACAAATAAAAGGTCGACCCAGCTAACCAACTATCCAGTATTTTGCATGTGTAACATCAGCAGATTAATCTATTATTATTATCACAAACAATTATAATTATAATTTTCCAAAGAAGATGGGCCCCTTTTAAAATTTGGCACAGGGCCCCATATTTTGCCGGCCCGGCCTGCAAGGTACGCAGCCTTTGTTGTGATTTTTTCCCCATCGATCACCTTCCATCGTCCTCCTGGGATAACTGGATGATATGCAAGAGGGAGAAGAGAGAGGCAAGCTCAACAGTTGCCGCTTCCGTTAATCAGTTCCTCAGTCCATGTTGAACCCCAACTTGGTGTGGTGAGAGTATAGTGCATATTGTGTTTTGGCTAGCGGCTCAGAAAGAAGCCACTTtagggacagggtgtttctgcacccgggtgcatatgcaccctttatttgaaatgcatattaaacatatttccaaatgttaaaaaaataaaaacaaaaatgcctcgtgtataccttgacatgttacatgttcacaaagttgtttcagcaaaaaacgatatgttttgtgccctgtactaaaaagacaaatttttggtgttaaaatagtctatttctcgaggcattatttgtcttttttacacatggtacaaaaaattgttggttttacgtgaaactttatgtgtacacatagaacatattcctctacatgctaaatttttttcctaaatttttttactttttaaaatatgttttatacataccaggtgcatatgcatccatgatcagttttggttttccgctTGTCTAGCAAAAAGAATTTGTTGTGGCCACTTTTGACAGTGCATTGTGTTATTGCCCGAAGGGTATCTAGGCTTTTGAATATAGTTTTCCCTTTGAAGGAGCTTTGAGGGCCTTGGCTAATAGAGAATGGTGATTGGTTAGTGATCCAGATCCTCCAGGGTGTTGTAGAGTTGCTGAGTTTTGTAACTAAACTTCAGAAGCAGGCAAACAGTCTCTACATGCAAATTTTTAACACCTAGATCACAGTTCTGTTTTGGAGTGCAAGCTTTTTTCCATGCAACTAAACATTGAGCCCCGGTGCATGCATCATCGCCTGCCCAAAAGAAAGCTCTACGTTTCCTATCAATTTTTTCAATTATGAGTAGAGGGATTAAAAGAGAGGCCATGAAGTGAGTTGGTATGCAGTTAATTACTGTTGGTAGCAGAATAAGATGTCCTCCCTTGGAAAGGAGAGCAGCACACCAGCCTGCTAGATATTTGTCAATCTTGTCAATTACAGGTTGGAAAGTTGAAGGAGGGAGTTTGGTAGGTTATAAAGGGAGCCCCATAGATACGTTTGTGGGAAGAAGTGTATATCTGTGCCAAGCTCTGTCGCAATTAATTGGGTGTCAAGTTCACCTACATGCATTGGAATGAAGGAGGTTTTAGCGAAGTTGATTTGGAGGCCGGTTGCCATTGCAAAGTTGTTGAGTATCTCTCTTTTAATTTTTTGGCTGAATGTACAGCTGCCCGTGCTAGGATGATGGTGTCGTCGGTATATTCTAGTGTTACTATGGAAGAGAAAGAATAAGATACTATTTCGTTTTGTAGTCCGCATCATCTTTTAGAATCGCATGTTGTGTGTCTAGTTTAACCAAAAATTCGATATAAtgaaagaaaaagaataagatcgGTGGGCTTTCTAGGTGCGCGTCTAGGCTCACAGGACCATATGATGTGGCCGAAACTTGGAGGAAAATCAACCGCCTGTGTTTCAGCGATTCAGTGTTGAAGTATTACAATTGCCATGGTGGTAGCTGTGGTTTTGTGGAATTTACTGGAAAAAAAAAAAGCCTTGTAGACTTCTGTGTACAAACCGGCCACTTCATTCATTTGTGTGGATCCAACTAGAATCGTTAGAAGCAAGGCCCTGAGGtctagctttaaattaataaaaccacAAATGGAAGAGTTACAAGCTGTTGAACGAACAACTTACAAGCATCAAGgaacaagcaaacaaagaaaaTATAAAAATGCACAGCTTGATCTTCAATGCCATCATCCAACGGATTGGACGAAGCGGAGGAGAGGAAACGCTGTGAATCTCACGACCAGACACATGCCAGACCTGGAGCGTCGCCACCAGCATGCCATCCGCATCCGCCTCCGGAGAAGGCCCCAACCTTCTCACCCTGGTTCGTAGGGCGCCGAACCATCGAAAGGCAGAGCGGCTCTCCCCAGAGCACGCATAGACACCTAGGCCAGCGTGCCAAGGGCCATCACCAAGCAGAGCACCGCACGCGAAACACTATGGGCATCGCTGTCGGGCAACGCACCTACCACCCAAAAAACTCCAGCTTCAGGACATAGCTCGCCGAAGAGGACATAGCTCGCCAAAGAAGACACGACAAGAAAAGGCCATCCATGTCGCCGTGAACGTGTGAGGCACCCGTAGCTGCCAGAAAGGGGACATCTTCCCCTCTCGCCCAGGCCGAGGGTGCTGACCCGCCGACAAGCCACCGCACCAGCCGCGCACCACCACACTTCACCACAGGAAACGCCCGCCACCCGCGGGCCAGGAAACACGCGCAACACAGCCACCTTTCGCCGTCCCAAGGCAGCGCCTCCAAGGAGAACACGACGCTCTAGCGCCATCACCACCCAATCCGGAGATTTTGGATTTTCACCCGGGCGCAGAGGAAGGAGGGAAGGGGATGTACCTCAGcgtcgcctccaagaaggaagacGGCATCCGAAATGTCGCCGACGCCGTGGCTGCCACCGCCGGCCAAACATCTCTCCCGTCCAGAGCCCCAGACCCTGCCACCCCAACACATCAACCAAACAAGAACACCAAGTTGCCCTTGGGGTGGGTACCACGTGGACACAGGTTGCCGTCTTTAGAACTGACTCGGAGGTCGACGGAGCAACCCCCACCGCCTCCACGCCGCCCGCGCGACCGAGGAGGCAGTCAGCAGCACCGGCCAACGCCCCCCAAGCTGACACTTTCTCGATACCAGCTCCCTGTTGGCTGAGGGTGAAAATGTCTGGATGCATTGAGCAATTCTAGGATGAACATCATCCGGTTACGACAGTACTTGATTTCACATAAGTCACACGGTGCTATCTTTCTGTGCGCTCATTTCACGGTGCATATGCTGTATCCCCTTGGCATAGTCCCTGGTGGTGTCGAGGAAGTAGAGCAGGGCGCACATGAGGACGCTGCAGGCGAGCATGGGGATGGGCCCGAACGTCCACATGAAGAGCGCGAGCGAGACGTAGAAGGCGCGGAGCCCCAGCGACCAGGCGTGGCTGCCGCGGTTCACCGTGCGCGCCACGTACGCCGCGAAATCCTCCGCCGCCCCTTCCTCCGGCGGCAGGCCCAGCAGGAAGCTGGCGTGCGCGTACAGCCGGATGGCCTGCACGTTGCACACGAAGGCGAGCATGAAGCAGAGCGAGATGGCCAGGTACTTGACCGCGAACACCTGCCCCGTCTTGCTCCCGTACACCAGCATCGgcgacgacgatgaagacgagGAGGGCGACGTCGGGGAGCGGCCCGCCGTGGCGCCGATGAAGACGCTGATGACGGACGCGAGCGTGATGGCGGTCGTCGCCAGCACCGTCGACGCCATGATGTTGTTCCGCAGCGTCTGCACCGCCAGCACCCCGTTCTTCTCCGTATTCTGCTCTCCATTCTCCAAGAAACGATCGATCGAGTTAGAATTGCTACTCCGCCGagaggtgaaggaaacatggagaaTTATTTGGTTCGATGATACCGACGGCCATGATGACGGCGACCCAGCGCTTCCGGGCGAGGGCGTTGAGGCCGACGACGGTGCGGGTCGGGTGCCGCAGGATGGCGTAGAGGAGCCACAGGTGGTAGCCGGCCACCACCGCCAGTCCCAGGGGCACCAGCACCACATCAAGATCCTCCTCCCGAACCATGGCTCGATCACTCACCCGCGCGCTTCTCTCCGCACCTCTGCTGGAGTCAGAACACGATCTCGCTGTTTCTTCAGAGTTGGGATCAAACACAAACTTTTTGGACTGGGTAGCAAGCAAACTGCCACGAAGCAAGCAACCTCACCAGCGAGGGAACCGATTCCACGGCGATTGTTGCGGCGCACGCAGCCTGATTCCTGGATGGCTATGAGTAGCTTAGTTGTTCTTGACTTTGAACCTTGCCCAGGGTGCAAGTGCCGGATAGGTCCACGTACATCGCGTGGTAGAGCAGTGCTGGTtgaactcgaactctttggccacGCCAGCACGCACCAAGTAGACAAGTAATGGTGGTAACTTTGGAATAAATTCCACATTCAAGGTTCCGACATATTACTACTTTATTTACAACAACGATTGTTGTAGGTAGCCTCATGATCTATCATGTGATCTCAGAAATACTAGGTAGGACATGGCCCGCAGGTATGAAATGATGGATCACGTGAAATGAGGAAAGCTTGAACATCTTTTACATGTTCACTCGAGAGTGGTGTTTGTTCCGTGCACGAGACGTACCATGCACAAAATCACTACATCTC contains:
- the LOC124660055 gene encoding uncharacterized protein LOC124660055, whose amino-acid sequence is MVREEDLDVVLVPLGLAVVAGYHLWLLYAILRHPTRTVVGLNALARKRWVAVIMANTEKNGVLAVQTLRNNIMASTVLATTAITLASVISVFIGATAGRSPTSPSSSSSSSPMLVYGSKTGQVFAVKYLAISLCFMLAFVCNVQAIRLYAHASFLLGLPPEEGAAEDFAAYVARTVNRGSHAWSLGLRAFYVSLALFMWTFGPIPMLACSVLMCALLYFLDTTRDYAKGIQHMHREMSAQKDSTV